From the genome of Mustela lutreola isolate mMusLut2 chromosome 16, mMusLut2.pri, whole genome shotgun sequence, one region includes:
- the LOC131818743 gene encoding WD repeat-containing protein 87-like, with amino-acid sequence MGGMIEKMKFPVMDQVPPIEAMVHTGSHHMLIAYCGDTRLWLFEDHQQAFIFLGTVPCRFSVSCLCYDSEAEILLSGTLGAVVTWLILPNSRSLQMAQTVLLSDHEFVQGFSLNGPQGSLLALCEDKVRVFTHQGQGQLKERKKFTPTANGSFITCSFTCVSQGYFYAGNKDGEIHAWSLDQGNFLHSFQAHSSSVICVYSRPETYTLLTAGREGIVKEWNLAFGNLLRQLNIDKDLQQLQFIDDTTFFCQTTHTFSLHHLPYFYSLFNVCGSAPEQVQRVCCGHNWTRILCATKDGLLRFLSPVTGDLLVITWPLLVMDRAVAWAYDTDKEELFVATGGSEVLVFDATRSPCTAKYLVCTSVNYGDRVRCLAYGQSHLGMGLAGLMFCGHDSGIVRILSHYSCARTEKTVHSGAVLALSTLEGRQEISLLCSYGMDDTIYLTEAVLQKNKVILQPINKILCACPLTHVILLPGSVGAITENCCWHLWYYQDFPKSSEAKQGSVGDKGTKCLHQCDITSFDVCSSLKLFVTGGIDGSVRIWDFHGRLLTELDSALHFGPLCFANNRGDLLLTFNQSLYLVSCLKLLPPAQLIHLAILSNVDDIQEVPKPFLPSFFFSFENIFVPRFVVYLGQGLKKLQGLEVLVNKRVIAFDNTVPHVVEEERHMSAVIQMGPKSHFLEDKDVTFDPKQNRPRHIVPAQLQLAGWDGLNPYHILCRFFGKGQQWPFAPDGYIPNSVIRARLWPEGTPIFLRYDLYRDTNWDMTKLIRHQTLSPMPLPEENISMKRERDKSKKWKRNFCDVLESLKNQNWTERKFDEGIINSLIETILSLTIYCSVDQYKTYISVLAQIFATYQVSPRYCSEASCRLMEDTVHPNPCIRELAWEGLERLGVLSHLFAIPLAMGLVDSDERVRAKALYLLIRVTGIQTKTMLVSLLKKQDTLEEMQ; translated from the coding sequence ATGGGAGGCATGATAGAGAAGATGAAGTTTCCTGTGATGGATCAAGTGCCACCCATTGAAGCAATGGTCCACACAGGTTCCCACCACATGCTAATTGCTTACTGTGGTGACACGCGCCTGTGGCTCTTCGAAGATCACCAGCAAGCATTTATATTTCTGGGCACAGTGCCCTGTCGTTTCTCCGTCAGCTGCCTCTGCTATGACTCAGAAGCTGAGATACTGCTCTCTGGTACCTTGGGGGCCGTGGTTACCTGGCTCATCTTACCAAACAGCAGGAGCCTCCAGATGGCACAAACAGTGCTGCTGTCTGACCATGAGTTTGTACAGGGCTTTTCCCTGAATGGTCCCCAGGGCTCCCTCCTGGCTCTTTGTGAGGATAAGGTGAGGGTCTTCACTCACCAGGGTCAGGGCCAgctgaaagagaggaaaaagttcACTCCCACAGCCAATGGCTCTTTCATCACTTGCTCCTTCACTTGTGTCTCTCAGGGCTATTTCTATGCTGGAAACAAGGACGGAGAGATCCATGCCTGGAGCCTAGACCAGGGTAATTTCCTCCACAGCTTCCAAGCCCACTCCTCATCAGTGATATGTGTTTACAGCCGGCCAGAGACCTACACCTTACTCACAGCAGGCCGAGAAGGCATTGTAAAGGAATGGAATCTTGCCTTTGGAAACTTGCTGCGGCAGCTGAATATTGATAAGGATTTGCAGCAACTGCAGTTCATTGATGACACCACCTTTTTCTGCCAGACTACCCATACTTTCTCATTGCACCACCTGCCCTATTTTTATAGCCTCTTCAATGTATGTGGCTCCGCTCCTGAGCAGGTGCAGCGGGTCTGCTGTGGCCATAACTGGACTCGGATCCTTTGTGCCACTAAGGATGGTTTGTTGCGCTTCTTGTCTCCAGTAACAGGAGATCTCCTGGTTATCACCTGGCCTCTCCTTGTCATGGACAGGGCTGTGGCTTGGGCCTATGACACAGACAAAGAAGAGCTCTTTGTGGCAACAGGTGGTTCAGAGGTGCTGGTGTTTGATGCAACTCGCTCTCCTTGCACAGCCAAGTATCTGGTATGCACTTCGGTAAACTATGGTGATAGAGTAAGGTGCCTGGCCTATGGACAGTCCCATTTGGGTATGGGCCTAGCAGGACTGATGTTCTGTGGGCATGACAGTGGCATTGTGAGAATCCTCTCCCACTATAGCTGTGCCCGAACAGAAAAGACTGTTCACTCTGGGGCAGTTTTGGCACTGTCTACCTTGGAAGGTCGCCAGGAAATCTCCTTACTCTGTTCCTATGGCATGGATGATACTATATACCTGACAGAAGCTGTGCTTCAGAAGAACAAGGTAATTCTGCAGCCCATAAACAAAATTCTCTGTGCTTGCCCCCTAACACACGTGATCCTCTTGCCAGGTTCTGTGGGTGCCATCACTGAGAACTGCTGCTGGCATCTCTGGTACTACCAAGATTTTCCCAAATCTTCAGAAGCAAAACAAGGGTCTGTGGGAGACAAAGGGACAAAATGCCTGCACCAGTGTGACATCACTTCATTTGATGTCTGCTCTTCCCTGAAACTTTTTGTCACAGGGGGCATTGATGGCTCAGTCCGGATCTGGGATTTCCACGGTAGACTCCTAACTGAGTTGGATTCAGCATTGCATTTTGGCCCACTCTGCTTTGCCAATAATCGGGGTGACCTGCTTTTGACCTTCAACCAGAGTCTTTATCTGGTATCCTGCTTAAAATTGCTTCCTCCTGCTCAGTTGATACACCTAGCTATCCTAAGCAATGTAGATGATATACAAGAAGTCCCGAAACCCTTCCTGCCtagcttcttcttttcttttgaaaacataTTTGTACCTAGATTTGTTGTCTACCTTGGACAAGGGCTGAAGAAATTACAGGGGCTAGAGGTACTTGTTAATAAACGGGTTATTGCCTTTGACAATACTGTGCCCCATGttgtagaggaagagagacataTGTCCGCTGTGATTCAAATGGGACCCAAATCACACTTTTTGGAGGACAAGGATGTTACTTTTGACCCCAAGCAAAATCGTCCCCGACACATTGTTCCTGCTCAGTTACAGCTTGCTGGCTGGGATGGATTGAACCCCTACCATATATTATGTCGCTTCTTTGGTAAAGGGCAGCAATGGCCCTTTGCTCCTGATGGCTACATCCCCAATTCAGTTATCCGGGCCCGCCTTTGGCCTGAAGGTACCCCAATCTTTTTACGCTATGATCTGTACCGAGATACAAACTGGGACATGACCAAACTCATCAGACACCAGACACTGTCACCTATGCCTCTACCAGAAGAGAACATCTcaatgaaaagagagagggataaatccaagaaatggaaaagaaatttctGTGATGTTCtagaaagcctgaaaaaccaaaATTGGACAGAAAGAAAATTCGATGAAGGAATTATAAATAGCTTAATTGAGACCATCCTCAGCCTCACAATTTACTGTTCTGTAGACCAATATAAGACATACATTAGTGTCCTGGCACAAATTTTTGCCACATATCAAGTATCTCCAAGATATTGCTCTGAGGCTTCCTGTCGCCTGATGGAAGATACAGTTCATCCCAATCCATGCATCCGTGAGCTAGcctgggaggggctggagaggCTAGGTGTCCTAAGCCATCTCTTTGCCATTCCACTGGCTATGGGATTGGTGGACAGTGATGAAAGGGTGCGAGCTAAGGCCTTATATCTTCTAATAAGAGTCACAGGCATCCAAACTAAGACTATGCTGGTAAGCCTGCTGAAGAAACAAGATACTTTAGAAGAAATGCAGTAA